The nucleotide sequence CTTTTCATGCTTGTGACCCACGGATATAGTGAGATAGGCACGAGTTTGTATCAGATTGGTAATGTCAAGGGGGAGGCTACAACTAGTGAATAAAATGTGCATAAACTGAAACAAAAGCTTTATAGTATTTTGCTCATTTGGTGTAACCTTTGAGTAAAAAGCACTTCAAACGACATCTTGTTTTGCTTGTGATGCAAAGATATGTTGTTTTCACACATAAGCAACAATCCTCCAAAAATAGAGAATCATAAGCTAACACACAAACACCACGAACacaaaagaaagataaaatctTAGGTTGGTTTTAATACAACACTTAAAGCATTGAATCTAAATAAAAcccataaacatatatatattgcgatcattgagccattgcaactaaaaaaaaaagagaacccAATAATAACTAACTATACAGGGATCTAATCAGCTGCCATGATCAAAGAGGTAACCTCATTCAAGAGCTCTACCTTGTCACGTGCACATTTATCTTTCATAACCTTCAGCATCTCTTCATATTTTTGACATTCAAGTTCATTGGCATGcaacttcttcatcttctcttgGGTTCCCTTCTTACTCTCAGCAGGCAGCTTGGTCCATTTCTCTTTCAGAAAATCCATaccaagaaagaaagaactttCATCATCCCAATCAGTAGATTCTTTCTCAACAAGTGGTGACTTCTCCATATCTTCTCTTTTACCCATACGTGGAGTGACCAAGTCACGCTTCTTTGTCAATCCCCTCTCACTCTCCTTTGATTCAACAGCTATCCCATCAACTCCCCAAATAGCCTTTGATAACTGAAAGCACTTTTGTTGATGCGGATTCGAAGCAGAAGCAGAAGCTTGTTCACCGCTCTTCTCTTTggctttatattttcttttcagaTTACGGATCTTGTCCTTGAACTGAACCAAGGTAACATCGAAGCTAAAAGAACCCTTCATTGATTGGTAGAAACTGCGCTTATATTTTAATGGATTCTCCACTTGGGAATCAATTACACCTTGTAACAAAACAATCTCATCTTTCTCACTAAACACTCTCGCAAAAGATGGTGTATTATTATTAGTAGTTCCCATCTTCCCACCTTGTCTATAAATTTTCTTGGCTACATTCGTTGAATTACTCACGTTGGTTGAGAGACGCTTCTTAGAGACAGATCTCGGTGGAGGATCTTCGGGTTCGTCTTCTTCTGAAGAAAATATGGTATGCAGATGCTGCTGgtcttcttcttcagactctATTTCTTCCTCACCGGCGCTTGAAGAGGGTGGATCTTCGAATGGGTGCTTGAGGTTATTTGCCATTGTACTGTGATTTGGCTTTACAGTACAACAAGTCAAGAACTCACTCTTTCCAAATTTAAGAAAGATTCCGACTTAATTCAGGAAGACTCTTCCGTTTGCTTAATCTCCAATTCaagttaaactttttttttttttttgtaactgatttCAAGTTAAACTTATTAAAAGCAATTATGTATTTATGAAAAATGAGGAAGAGTACCATCTAAGACAAATTTAatttcgtttaaaaaaaaaagacaaattaattgtaatatttataGGTGTTTCAAAGAaatataaaacgttttttttcttgctaaactcgaatatgaaatatattttagtttttatagttaaataattttaattattctttAAATAAGACTCTTCTACAAAATCCGACACCCATATCACCCCAATCTGTATCAGAAGCTTTGAGCTACGAGGATTGTTACCAACAGACAAGAGATAGAGATACGCCAGTGGGTCTTGTAATGATGATGATAACTTGTCAGTGCCATTGATCACTGGTCTTGTCGCACCCATCATCTGCTTATGATTCTTGGCTCTTTCTCTCTGGTGATGATCGGGTTGGTTTTGGTTGCCTCCTGTGAATTTCTAACTATCGCGCAGGCTTCCTGAGGAGCCTGATCATGATTTCTGTGTGTGGGAACGAAAGTTTAGGAGGTTTGTTTTCTGAGGAGCCTGATCATGATGATGAGGTTGATGCAGAGTTACCAACAATGCTTATGCAACTTCTGAAGAACCTTGAAATGAAATATTATGAACTTAATGCTGAAACCACTGGTAGAAGAATCTCTTTACAAACACTATCTATCTTCCTGCATGATTTGTTCGTCTCTCTGGATTTTGCTAGCCTTCCTGAATGTCCTTCTCTTTCGCAGAAgatggaaaatatatatatatatttgtcgtaTATATGGCACGGGAAAAACGAATTAGAAGCAGCATCAGCTGATGACACATACATAACCGTTAATAATCTGTGGAATCGTTACGAGGATGTAAGAGAGACCCTTTTGTTTCAAATTCTACTTATGGAATATGTTTACTAGCTTTTGATAAAGCATCTCTTTCTTTCACACGTTTTGTAGGAATCTGAACATTTTATGAAACACTGATGATGATGTTGGGACTTCATCCAGGAGGGGAAGAGGCTCTTCGTGTAGTAGTAGTAGTTATACAAGAAAAAGCCTAACCAGGTCCTATGAGACAATCTGCTTCTTTTCTGTCCAATTCATACAGAAATTAGTGtgaacaaagacaaaaaaaaaaaatcttaaaattcaGATCGTGACAGAATCGAAGAAACACCCAAATTACTGAAAAATGACCAAATGGTTGCAAAAGAAACGAAACAGAGGTGTTTGCTACTCTGCAACCATATAAAAAGAGTAGATACACAACACCAATCAAGAAACAAACGAATTCGCTATTACACCGCAACACGAGTTGTTGTCGCCACTCTTTTGCCTCCAGCTCCAAAACCATTCTTCTTTAACGGATCAAACTCTTGCACACCAAACGGACTCCTATCACGCTCTTTGTTGCCTGATCTCCCACCCACTCGATCCGTCGATTCAGCTGAGTTCGGTTCCCACGAAGAAGAAGTTGAGTATCCCTTACGTTGCACCACACAGCTACTTCCCGTGATACTGTTGCTTCCGGAAGATTCTTGCTCCTCCATGTCCTCCAAGGAAGAAGCACCTCTCTTAACAGTCACGTACTTCTCAAAGCTTGGCTCCATTAAATCCGCTTTCttcgctgctgctgctgctgctgatgTGAAACTGTTGAGCTCGCTTCTTTGGTGTTTATTCGTAGTGGAGTTAAGGTCTGAGACTGCTTCAACGATGGAGCAGGCTTTGGACATAGATGAGCTGATGGCATTGACATTGACACTCTTCTGATGGAAGTTTTGAATGTCCTCTAAAAGCAAAGCTGCGTAAGATGCAGGTgcattgttattgttgttgtcgATGTTGTTTGAGAGCAATGCTTCCGGACAGAAATCGAAATCGCGTGACTTCCTCAATGATCTGCTCCTGCTCATAATCTGAGGCTTCGGGTTTTCAATTCCTGACACCACTATCTTACACTCTTCCACCGCCTCTTGCTGCTCTTTCGTGACACGACTCGGGCTTGCGCTTCTGCGGATTGGAGCTTGAGTTCCCATTTTAGCATTCATCTTCTGAAACACAAACATTACAAAAACACATTCATTCCAATCATAACAGGTTCTTGATTGTGAAACATCTGTTTCTTGAACATCAACAACATTCATCCCAACAATACCGAACACTTGATTGGATTCATTACCTGACCCTCGAGATTGGCAGATTCATTGTCtctgttcatcatcttcttgtTGCCATGAGGTTGAGGA is from Brassica napus cultivar Da-Ae chromosome A4, Da-Ae, whole genome shotgun sequence and encodes:
- the LOC106447766 gene encoding probable transcription factor At1g66420 is translated as MANNLKHPFEDPPSSSAGEEEIESEEEDQQHLHTIFSSEEDEPEDPPPRSVSKKRLSTNVSNSTNVAKKIYRQGGKMGTTNNNTPSFARVFSEKDEIVLLQGVIDSQVENPLKYKRSFYQSMKGSFSFDVTLVQFKDKIRNLKRKYKAKEKSGEQASASASNPHQQKCFQLSKAIWGVDGIAVESKESERGLTKKRDLVTPRMGKREDMEKSPLVEKESTDWDDESSFFLGMDFLKEKWTKLPAESKKGTQEKMKKLHANELECQKYEEMLKVMKDKCARDKVELLNEVTSLIMAAD